The sequence TAACTTACTAACATGACAAACGTAACAATGATGGATAAACAATCGGATATATCTTGACGTTAGACGATGAAGTGGGGTTTAATCTCTACCAGACAGATGACTAAATTGATCTCCCTGGATTCTAGGTAAGCGTTTGTAAAGTAATCGAATTTAATTCTTTTGTATTGAGTTTAAATCCCTATCTCTCCGACACTTTTAAAGATTAAACCGCTGTTTTTACGGCGGTTTTTTCGTATCTAGAGCCTCGAAAATCATCTTGCACATATAGGTGGCACAGATGTACTTATTGAGACTTCCAAATAGCGTTTACTACACTAGTATTGCAACCCCTCTTCCACTGCGTGATAGAGGCTACCCAAAAGAGTTAAAATTCTCCCTTCTTATCCGTGAGTGAAAAGTTGCTTACCTGAGAAATATCGAACAGGTTCAACTACTTCACGCTCTTTTCGACAAAGCCAAGGCGACGGCATTGAGTTTTACCGAGTTCAAAGCGGAGCTAGCTGATGCCATTAATCAGTAGCGTTAAAGCTACCGCTCCCAACCAGAAACCACGACCAACGCACCGAAGCTTAGTGGCACTACCGCAGTAAAGGCAGCATCATTCCGCTTAAGTGTTGGTAAAGAAGAGCTCAACCACTTCATTAAATCCAAACAGTTAGAAAATGTTACCCAGTTAACCATTAAACAATTCCAGCAGCGCTGTAATGATTTTCTAAACTATCTAACTAAGCAAGATAATGAGAAACCGAGCAACAGCCTAGCAATGGCTTATCGAGACGAGTTGATACAGCGTAAGCTTAGTCATAAGAGCTTAAAGGACTATCTAGCCGCAAATCGGCAGTTCTTTAACTGGTGCGTGGCAAAAGAATTGATAGTATGTAATCCGATTATGGTGGTAAAACTACCGAAAAATGGAAATGCACCAACCCAACGAAGGCGCTGGAAAGCGGTAGAACTGAAAAACCTATTCTCTAGTTGAGCCTATCAAGAGCAAGGTGAGCAATTTGATTAGTTAACCAAGTTACAGATGCATCAAGGACATCAACTTAGGTAAATTGCCTTATATCCACTTTTCCGACGATGCGGAAAACCAACACTTGAAAAATGCCACTTCCAACCGAGTTGTACCGATACACAATAAGTTGCTTCAATCAGACTTCTTAGACTATGTGGAGCAACGAAAACAACAAGGCGCG is a genomic window of Vibrio algarum containing:
- a CDS encoding site-specific integrase; protein product: MKQFQQRCNDFLNYLTKQDNEKPSNSLAMAYRDELIQRKLSHKSLKDYLAANRQFFNWCVAKELIVCNPIMVVKLPKNGNAPTQRRRWKAVELKNLFSS